From Candidatus Atelocyanobacterium thalassa isolate ALOHA, a single genomic window includes:
- the queG gene encoding tRNA epoxyqueuosine(34) reductase QueG, with translation MLSITEEIKNKGRDIGFHKIGIANPHIAYQDNAVSNLQGWLSSGYQADMTWMDNPKRFDITQCMPDIQSVITVALNYYTPHQHSSNSRYGKVSRYAWGKDYHKVLSQKLKLFCKWLNNRGIKTTCYVDTGPIQEKVWAERSGVGWIAKNGNVITKEFGSWVFLGVVLTNLSLTSDTPHAKYCGTCRKCLDICPTKAIVHPFVVDSRRCIAYNTIENRSNDFPEYIKNNLNGWIAGCDLCQDVCPWNKRFSKETNIQDFYPQPGNISLDLKEISNLTEIQWQQKFSSSSLKRIKVKAWRRNAKANL, from the coding sequence ATGCTATCGATTACTGAAGAAATTAAAAATAAAGGCCGCGATATAGGATTTCATAAAATAGGTATTGCTAATCCCCATATAGCTTATCAGGATAATGCCGTTTCTAATTTACAAGGTTGGTTATCCTCAGGATACCAAGCAGATATGACATGGATGGACAATCCTAAACGATTTGATATTACTCAATGCATGCCAGATATTCAATCGGTTATAACCGTTGCTTTAAATTATTATACTCCTCATCAGCATTCAAGTAATTCAAGGTATGGTAAAGTCTCTCGCTATGCTTGGGGAAAAGACTATCATAAAGTATTAAGCCAAAAACTTAAACTTTTCTGTAAATGGTTAAATAATAGAGGTATAAAGACTACTTGTTATGTTGATACGGGACCTATACAGGAAAAGGTTTGGGCAGAACGTTCGGGAGTCGGATGGATTGCGAAGAATGGTAATGTTATTACTAAAGAATTTGGTAGTTGGGTGTTTTTAGGAGTAGTTTTAACTAACTTAAGTTTAACTAGTGATACTCCTCATGCTAAATACTGCGGTACATGCAGAAAATGTTTAGATATATGCCCTACAAAAGCTATTGTTCATCCATTCGTAGTAGATTCTAGAAGATGTATTGCGTACAATACTATTGAAAACCGATCAAATGATTTCCCTGAATACATAAAAAATAATTTAAACGGATGGATTGCTGGATGTGATCTTTGTCAAGATGTTTGCCCTTGGAATAAACGCTTTTCTAAAGAAACAAATATTCAAGATTTTTATCCTCAACCTGGAAATATATCACTTGACTTGAAAGAAATATCCAATCTTACAGAAATACAATGGCAACAAAAGTTTTCATCTTCTTCGCTAAAAAGGATAAAAGTAAAAGCTTGGCGGAGAAATGCTAAGGCTAATTTATAA
- a CDS encoding ceramide glucosyltransferase → MSILKPVKGLEKNLENNLKSIAKQNYPNYQIIYSVQDLEDPAYPILKKIQSELGEDLVSIVISAIEEGANGKVNNLLGAIDKANYEFLIISDSDTYLRDNYISNIIAPFMEEEVGCVCTPFKLIKANNFFEKLEMLTINSDFIPSVIFAYVTKASNSCLGPSIAIQKSTLESFGGLKSLANYLVEDYEIGRRVWTSGKKMVLLPYIIDVVVDLNSWKQWWDHQVYWDQNTYLARPGAFVSTIFIRAIPFAAILYMLQGSIISLIILILTILVRIFTAFMVAQDMKDNESIKSLYLLPLRDLFGLIFWGLAFTQRTVIWRNNKYKLTKHGKMIKYNLNHN, encoded by the coding sequence GTGTCAATCTTGAAACCTGTGAAAGGTCTCGAAAAAAATTTAGAGAACAACCTAAAAAGTATTGCTAAACAGAATTATCCTAATTACCAAATAATTTATTCTGTTCAAGATCTAGAAGATCCAGCTTATCCTATACTAAAGAAGATTCAATCTGAATTAGGTGAAGATCTAGTCTCTATTGTTATTAGTGCGATTGAAGAAGGAGCAAATGGTAAAGTTAATAATCTTCTAGGAGCAATTGATAAAGCAAACTATGAATTTCTTATAATAAGTGATAGTGATACCTATTTACGAGATAATTATATTTCTAATATCATTGCACCTTTCATGGAAGAAGAAGTTGGATGTGTTTGCACTCCTTTTAAGCTCATAAAAGCTAATAACTTTTTTGAGAAATTAGAAATGTTAACAATTAATTCAGACTTTATTCCAAGTGTTATTTTTGCTTATGTAACGAAAGCTTCTAATTCATGTTTAGGTCCATCTATTGCAATCCAAAAGTCAACTTTGGAATCTTTCGGAGGATTAAAAAGCTTAGCGAATTACCTTGTAGAAGACTATGAAATTGGAAGAAGAGTATGGACGTCTGGTAAAAAAATGGTACTTTTACCGTACATCATAGACGTTGTAGTAGATTTGAATAGTTGGAAACAATGGTGGGATCATCAAGTATATTGGGATCAAAACACTTATTTAGCAAGACCTGGAGCTTTTGTCTCAACTATTTTTATTCGCGCCATTCCATTCGCTGCGATACTTTATATGCTTCAGGGAAGTATAATTAGTTTAATAATATTAATTCTAACAATACTTGTTAGAATTTTTACTGCTTTTATGGTGGCTCAGGATATGAAAGACAATGAAAGTATTAAAAGCTTGTATTTATTACCTCTAAGAGATTTATTCGGTTTGATCTTTTGGGGATTAGCTTTTACCCAAAGAACTGTTATATGGCGTAATAATAAATATAAATTAACTAAGCATGGAAAAATGATTAAATATAATTTGAATCATAATTAA
- the infC gene encoding translation initiation factor IF-3, giving the protein MIDKRRTQRDLPKINERIRFPEIRVIDSDGSQLGIISPEEALNTAQEQELDLVLVSETAKPPVCRIMDYGKYKFEQEKKAREAKKKQHTADVKEVKMRYKIDEHDYQVRVNQAKRFLKSGDKVKATITFRGREIQHANLAQELLSRMAADLKELAEIQQAPKREGRNMMMLMSPKKELK; this is encoded by the coding sequence GTGATAGATAAAAGACGCACACAACGCGATCTCCCAAAGATTAACGAAAGAATTCGCTTCCCTGAAATCCGAGTAATTGATAGTGACGGTTCACAGCTCGGTATTATCTCCCCAGAAGAAGCTTTAAATACTGCTCAAGAACAAGAACTAGATCTTGTTCTTGTAAGTGAAACTGCCAAGCCTCCTGTCTGTAGAATCATGGATTATGGCAAGTATAAATTCGAACAGGAAAAGAAAGCTAGAGAAGCGAAAAAAAAGCAACATACTGCTGATGTTAAGGAAGTAAAAATGCGCTACAAAATTGACGAGCATGACTATCAAGTCCGTGTAAATCAAGCTAAGCGATTTCTGAAATCAGGAGATAAAGTGAAAGCGACTATCACTTTTCGGGGACGTGAAATTCAACATGCTAACTTAGCACAAGAATTACTGAGTCGCATGGCTGCTGATCTAAAAGAATTAGCTGAAATTCAACAAGCCCCAAAACGTGAAGGGCGAAATATGATGATGTTAATGAGTCCCAAAAAAGAACTGAAATAA